From a single Aquincola tertiaricarbonis genomic region:
- a CDS encoding hydroxymethylglutaryl-CoA lyase has product MPDIQAHSPVAVRDTSLRDGLQSIARTVPTAIKLQWLQALHAAGLRQIEVGSFVPPRLLPQLADTAELVQAACRLPGLEVTALVPNLRGAEAAMAAGAHVMLLPLSASHAHSLANLRKTPDDVVAELGRIRAARDAAGGSCRIELGISTAFGCTLQGAVAPAEVLRLLRQGLEAGADRVSLADTVGYADPLQVGRLFEAALRVAGERLTAAHFHDTRGLGAANVMAAWQAGIRGFDACVGGIGGCPHAPGASGNVATEDLAYLFGSMGVPTGLHFAALMALRDRIAGWLQDEPLHGAIWRAGLPKTFPTAGLAA; this is encoded by the coding sequence ATGCCCGACATCCAAGCCCACTCACCCGTCGCCGTGCGCGACACCAGCCTGCGCGACGGCCTGCAGTCCATCGCCCGCACCGTGCCCACCGCCATCAAGCTGCAGTGGCTGCAGGCGCTGCATGCGGCCGGGCTGCGCCAGATCGAGGTCGGCTCCTTCGTGCCGCCGCGGCTGCTGCCCCAGCTGGCCGACACCGCCGAGCTGGTGCAGGCCGCCTGCCGCCTGCCCGGGCTGGAGGTCACGGCCCTGGTGCCCAACCTGCGCGGCGCCGAGGCGGCCATGGCCGCCGGTGCCCATGTGATGCTGCTGCCCCTGTCGGCCAGCCATGCCCACAGCCTGGCCAACCTGCGCAAGACGCCTGACGACGTGGTGGCCGAGCTGGGCCGCATCCGCGCCGCGCGCGATGCGGCGGGCGGCAGCTGCCGCATCGAGCTGGGCATCAGCACCGCCTTCGGCTGCACGCTGCAGGGCGCGGTGGCACCGGCCGAGGTGCTGCGGCTGCTCCGCCAGGGGCTGGAGGCCGGGGCCGACCGCGTGAGCCTGGCCGACACCGTGGGCTATGCCGACCCGCTGCAGGTGGGCCGGCTGTTCGAGGCAGCGCTGCGCGTGGCCGGCGAGCGGCTGACCGCGGCGCATTTCCACGACACCCGCGGCCTGGGTGCGGCCAACGTGATGGCGGCCTGGCAGGCCGGCATCCGCGGCTTCGACGCCTGCGTGGGCGGCATCGGCGGCTGCCCGCATGCCCCCGGCGCCAGCGGCAACGTGGCCACCGAAGACCTGGCCTACCTGTTCGGCAGCATGGGCGTGCCCACCGGCCTGCACTTTGCGGCGCTGATGGCGCTGCGCGACCGCATCGCCGGCTGGCTGCAAGACGAACCGCTGCACGGCGCCATTTGGCGCGCTGGCCTGCCCAAGACCTTTCCCACGGCCGGCCTGGCCGCATGA
- a CDS encoding CaiB/BaiF CoA transferase family protein: MTMTNTVNTKPAPPDPTLPLHGLRVVEFTHMVMGPTCGMVLADLGAEVIKVEPVAGEGTRTLQGAGIGFFPMFNRNKKSIALDLHTPEGAEAARRLAASADVVIENFKPGTMAKYGLDYASLSAANPRLIHASHKGFLPGPYEHRTALDEVVQMMGGLAYMTGRPGDPVRAGTSVNDIMGGLFGAIAVMGALIQRGITGRGMEVQSALYENNVFLMGQHMLQYAITGRPPQPMPARDNPWAVYDVFTVAGGEQIFLAAVSDAQWRQFCRALGLEDLLQDPALATNRQRVDVRPQLLRTLGERLAHRTAAELAALMEGAGLPFAPIRRPEELLDDPHLLASGGLADVVLTDGERAGQTVKTTLLPFTLAGRRAGVRLQPPRLGEHTTDLLASVGYSGPQIDALRGSGAAR, from the coding sequence ATGACCATGACCAACACCGTGAACACCAAGCCCGCACCACCCGATCCCACGTTGCCGCTGCATGGCCTGCGCGTGGTGGAGTTCACCCACATGGTGATGGGCCCCACCTGCGGCATGGTGCTGGCTGACCTGGGGGCCGAGGTCATCAAGGTGGAACCGGTGGCCGGTGAAGGCACGCGCACGCTGCAGGGCGCCGGCATCGGCTTCTTCCCGATGTTCAACCGCAACAAGAAGAGCATCGCGCTCGACCTGCACACGCCCGAGGGCGCCGAAGCCGCGCGCCGGCTGGCCGCCAGCGCGGATGTGGTGATCGAGAACTTCAAGCCCGGCACCATGGCCAAGTACGGGCTGGACTACGCCAGCCTCTCGGCCGCCAATCCGCGGCTGATCCACGCCAGCCACAAAGGCTTTCTGCCCGGGCCCTACGAGCACCGCACGGCGCTGGACGAGGTGGTGCAGATGATGGGCGGCCTGGCCTACATGACCGGCCGCCCCGGCGACCCCGTGCGGGCCGGCACCAGCGTCAACGACATCATGGGCGGCCTGTTCGGGGCCATCGCGGTGATGGGGGCGCTGATCCAGCGCGGCATCACCGGCCGCGGCATGGAGGTGCAGAGCGCGCTGTACGAAAACAACGTGTTCCTGATGGGCCAGCACATGCTGCAGTACGCCATCACCGGCCGCCCGCCGCAGCCCATGCCGGCGCGCGACAACCCCTGGGCGGTGTACGACGTGTTCACCGTGGCCGGTGGCGAGCAGATCTTCCTGGCCGCGGTGAGCGACGCGCAATGGCGCCAGTTCTGCCGCGCGCTGGGCCTGGAAGACCTGTTGCAGGACCCGGCACTGGCCACCAACCGCCAGCGGGTGGACGTGCGGCCGCAGCTGCTGCGCACGCTGGGCGAGCGGCTGGCCCACCGCACGGCGGCCGAGTTGGCGGCCCTGATGGAAGGCGCCGGCCTGCCGTTCGCGCCGATCCGCCGGCCGGAGGAACTGCTGGACGACCCCCACCTGCTGGCCAGCGGCGGCTTGGCCGACGTGGTGCTGACCGATGGCGAGCGCGCCGGCCAGACGGTCAAGACCACGCTGCTGCCCTTCACGCTGGCCGGCCGGCGGGCGGGCGTTCGCCTGCAACCGCCGCGGCTGGGCGAACACACCACCGACCTGCTGGCCAGCGTGGGCTACAGCGGCCCGCAGATCGATGCCCTGCGAGGCAGTGGCGCCGCACGCTGA
- a CDS encoding ExbD/TolR family protein, with amino-acid sequence MDVRADNQPYDDINITPMLDLAYVLLVTFIILTTASVQGVKVNSPATTAQNNLAKPQTRAITVTADGALYLDAYPVTLDELRNRLADYKAANPALPVVLKGDTAAQYDVVVQVLDIAKRLDIAEIGLVTTRAK; translated from the coding sequence ATGGACGTCCGCGCCGACAACCAGCCCTACGACGACATCAACATCACGCCGATGCTGGACCTGGCGTACGTGCTGCTGGTCACCTTCATCATCCTCACCACCGCCTCGGTGCAGGGCGTGAAGGTGAACTCGCCGGCCACCACGGCGCAGAACAACCTGGCCAAGCCGCAGACCCGCGCCATCACCGTCACCGCCGACGGTGCGCTGTACCTCGACGCCTATCCCGTGACGCTGGACGAGCTGCGCAACCGCCTGGCCGACTACAAGGCCGCCAACCCGGCACTGCCGGTGGTGCTCAAGGGCGACACCGCCGCGCAGTACGACGTGGTGGTGCAGGTGCTGGACATCGCCAAGCGCCTGGACATCGCCGAGATCGGCCTGGTGACCACCCGCGCCAAGTGA
- a CDS encoding FG-GAP-like repeat-containing protein, translating to MAALVLSALAACGGGGGGSGSGNGEGAGAAQGPVAGADYYPLNVGDRWLYRDGDGVTMQVDVTGTQPVQGGTALVVSTQGGGDVPDTALYLKTATGVQVLTEAGSDPTLAALGRLTLLRLPLVNGDRWVIADQTLAGVLDVDADGKADTVTLRMDGAVLGFETVEEAGRSHAQSAHVQTVLRQTVQLSSTGQTVSSTLTSDDWYAPNVGLVRSRVAISGSGGSTNTVNRVTGWRVAGQRSSSGVPTITNRLPAAGATVYGVAVQQQVGFDRPMDTGVAPERAFSLTGPDGQPVPLRGYWNDGGRTLYIEETYPLASGRYTARVSAAAVDLIGNPVGETSWTFDVDASAPQATLVSPTAGAPELPLDSVFVLQLDDDPEPASVNDSNVTLGDGVRQVEATVTLSGRTITLRPKSPLRTGARYTLAVNYLADRNGNVGQMQYWQFTADPGRFAAPQKLLAGSTAQAVTIGDVDGDGRADAVFATGYNASSDAGAFKLVVRRGLGQGRFADEQRYTTIADFSSQIDSLTVADLDGNGRQAVVLAASGRGLQIFRQQADGTLASSQVIDTRDSYIVRVADMNGDGRPDLVSAPFVGSSVSVWLQGADGRFGAATSVSLSVKSFGDLSVGDVDGDGRPDILATSDSFDGPLGIVLRTPDGGYASPWYPSTLPSGTWVDGLAIGDVTGDGRADVVLMQTFNQRVTVLAQAPGGGFAAPVAMASIGNPAHGKVADLDGDGRNDLLVWSWGGYPIGLYRQRSDGQLGALESWPVSEYGSSAPDLLAIGDLDGDGRPDVLYGADWLRQRPVLREEPVAATPLAGARARAMAAAPVRSAAQPVAGGSGLGLNQRLSRLVRGSAESR from the coding sequence TTGGCAGCACTGGTCCTGAGCGCCTTGGCCGCCTGCGGCGGCGGCGGGGGCGGCAGCGGGTCTGGCAATGGCGAGGGCGCAGGCGCTGCGCAGGGGCCGGTGGCGGGTGCCGACTACTACCCGCTGAACGTGGGCGACCGCTGGCTGTACCGGGACGGTGATGGCGTCACCATGCAGGTGGACGTCACCGGGACGCAGCCCGTGCAAGGCGGCACGGCCCTGGTGGTGAGCACCCAGGGCGGGGGTGACGTGCCCGACACCGCGCTGTACCTCAAGACGGCCACCGGCGTGCAGGTGCTGACCGAAGCCGGCAGCGACCCGACCCTGGCCGCGCTGGGCCGCCTGACCCTGCTGCGCCTGCCCCTGGTGAATGGCGACCGTTGGGTGATCGCCGACCAGACGCTGGCCGGCGTGCTGGACGTGGACGCCGACGGCAAGGCCGACACCGTGACCCTGCGCATGGACGGTGCCGTGCTGGGCTTCGAGACCGTGGAAGAGGCAGGCCGAAGCCATGCGCAATCGGCCCATGTGCAGACGGTGCTGCGGCAGACGGTGCAGCTCAGCAGCACCGGCCAGACTGTGTCGAGCACGCTCACCTCCGACGACTGGTATGCGCCCAACGTCGGCCTGGTGCGCAGCCGCGTGGCCATCAGCGGCTCGGGTGGCAGCACCAACACCGTCAACCGCGTCACCGGCTGGCGCGTGGCGGGGCAGCGCAGCAGCAGCGGGGTGCCCACCATCACCAACCGGTTGCCTGCCGCCGGCGCGACGGTCTACGGCGTGGCCGTGCAGCAGCAGGTGGGCTTTGACCGCCCGATGGACACGGGCGTCGCCCCGGAGCGCGCTTTCAGCCTCACCGGCCCCGATGGGCAGCCGGTGCCCCTGAGGGGCTACTGGAACGACGGCGGGCGCACGCTCTACATCGAGGAGACCTACCCGCTGGCCAGCGGCCGCTACACCGCCCGTGTCAGCGCCGCGGCGGTGGACCTGATCGGCAACCCGGTGGGCGAGACCAGCTGGACCTTCGATGTCGATGCCAGCGCGCCGCAGGCCACCTTGGTATCGCCCACCGCCGGCGCCCCCGAGCTGCCGCTGGACAGCGTCTTCGTGCTGCAGCTGGACGACGACCCGGAACCGGCGTCGGTGAACGACAGCAACGTGACGCTGGGCGATGGCGTCCGGCAGGTCGAGGCCACCGTCACCTTGTCGGGTCGCACCATCACACTGCGGCCCAAGTCGCCGCTGCGCACCGGTGCCCGCTACACGCTGGCCGTCAACTACCTGGCGGATCGGAATGGCAACGTGGGGCAGATGCAGTACTGGCAGTTCACCGCCGACCCGGGGCGTTTCGCGGCGCCGCAGAAACTGCTGGCAGGCAGCACCGCGCAGGCCGTGACCATCGGCGATGTGGACGGCGACGGCCGTGCCGATGCCGTGTTCGCCACGGGCTACAACGCTTCCAGCGACGCTGGTGCCTTCAAGCTGGTGGTGCGGCGCGGGCTGGGTCAGGGCCGCTTTGCGGACGAGCAGCGCTACACCACCATCGCCGACTTCAGCAGCCAGATCGACTCGCTGACCGTGGCCGACCTGGATGGCAACGGCCGCCAGGCCGTGGTGCTGGCCGCATCCGGCCGGGGGCTGCAGATCTTCCGCCAGCAGGCCGACGGCACGCTGGCCAGCAGCCAGGTGATCGACACCCGGGACAGCTACATCGTGCGTGTGGCCGACATGAACGGCGATGGCCGCCCCGACCTGGTGAGCGCGCCCTTCGTCGGCAGCAGCGTGTCGGTCTGGCTGCAAGGCGCGGACGGTCGCTTCGGTGCAGCCACCAGCGTCAGCCTGTCGGTGAAGTCGTTCGGTGACCTGTCGGTGGGCGACGTGGACGGCGACGGGCGCCCCGACATCCTGGCCACGAGCGATTCGTTCGACGGACCGCTGGGCATTGTGCTGCGCACGCCGGACGGCGGCTACGCCAGCCCCTGGTACCCCAGCACCTTGCCGTCAGGCACCTGGGTGGACGGCCTGGCCATCGGCGATGTGACCGGCGACGGGCGGGCCGATGTGGTGCTGATGCAGACCTTCAATCAGCGCGTGACCGTGCTCGCGCAGGCGCCAGGCGGCGGCTTTGCCGCGCCGGTGGCCATGGCCAGCATCGGCAACCCGGCCCACGGCAAGGTGGCGGACCTGGATGGCGACGGCCGCAACGACCTGCTGGTGTGGAGCTGGGGCGGCTACCCCATCGGCTTGTACCGGCAGCGCAGCGACGGCCAGTTGGGCGCCCTGGAGAGCTGGCCGGTGAGCGAATACGGCAGCAGTGCGCCCGACCTGCTGGCCATCGGCGACCTGGACGGTGACGGCCGGCCCGATGTGCTCTACGGCGCGGACTGGCTGCGCCAGCGGCCGGTGCTGCGTGAAGAACCGGTGGCCGCCACGCCGCTGGCAGGGGCCCGCGCGCGGGCCATGGCGGCCGCACCGGTGCGCAGCGCTGCGCAGCCGGTCGCCGGCGGCTCGGGCCTTGGCCTGAATCAGCGGCTGTCGCGCCTGGTGCGCGGCAGCGCCGAGTCGCGCTGA
- a CDS encoding LysR family transcriptional regulator, giving the protein MNRTFDPVSLRLFIAVCEEGNIARAATREALVASAVSKRMALLEAELGMPLLLRGRRGIEPTPAGQTLLRQAREILNLMARVHAELSAFTQGVVGNVRIVASVSALALGVPRDVAAFLESHARLHVSLTERVGKEVVREVREGTADLGVVWDAVGTGDLATLPYRGDRLGVLMPLSHPLAARRSVSFAQALPHPAVSVAPGGLLDELVRRQAGLLGASWAPRMEVASFEAAEHIVAAGLGVAIVPIGATGNGGGTLVCKPLKDAWARRQLVIVSRSEPWLSAPARAVRQHLADVAR; this is encoded by the coding sequence GTGAACCGCACCTTCGACCCGGTCTCGCTGCGCCTTTTCATCGCCGTGTGCGAAGAGGGCAACATCGCCCGCGCCGCCACGCGGGAGGCGCTGGTGGCCTCGGCCGTCAGCAAGCGCATGGCGCTGCTGGAGGCCGAGCTGGGCATGCCGCTGCTGCTGCGCGGCCGCCGCGGCATCGAGCCCACGCCCGCCGGCCAGACGCTGCTGCGCCAGGCGCGCGAGATCCTCAACCTGATGGCCCGCGTGCATGCGGAGCTGAGCGCCTTCACCCAGGGCGTGGTGGGCAATGTGCGCATCGTGGCCAGCGTGTCGGCGCTGGCGCTGGGGGTGCCGCGCGACGTGGCGGCCTTCCTCGAGTCGCATGCGCGGCTGCATGTCTCCTTGACCGAACGGGTGGGCAAGGAGGTGGTGCGCGAAGTGCGTGAAGGCACGGCCGACCTGGGCGTGGTGTGGGACGCGGTGGGCACCGGCGACCTGGCCACGCTGCCTTACCGCGGCGACCGGCTGGGCGTGCTGATGCCGCTGAGCCATCCGCTGGCCGCACGGCGCAGCGTCTCGTTCGCGCAGGCGCTGCCGCATCCGGCGGTCAGCGTGGCGCCGGGCGGGCTGCTGGATGAACTGGTGCGCCGCCAGGCCGGGCTGCTGGGCGCCAGCTGGGCACCGCGCATGGAGGTGGCCAGCTTCGAGGCGGCCGAGCACATCGTGGCCGCCGGCCTGGGCGTGGCCATCGTGCCCATCGGCGCCACCGGCAACGGCGGCGGCACCCTCGTGTGCAAGCCGCTGAAGGACGCCTGGGCCCGCCGCCAGCTGGTTATCGTCAGCCGCAGCGAGCCCTGGCTGTCGGCGCCGGCCAGGGCGGTGCGCCAGCACCTGGCCGACGTGGCGCGGTGA
- a CDS encoding TonB C-terminal domain-containing protein, whose translation MSSRKLLGLVAVVLLVAALVWWLRGLAGSPPAPQRQVARIALLPDTPPPPPPPPKEEKRPEPKETQAQPQPVPQPDVKPPQPQQVREEGPTGDAPGGLAGGPVTQEGVPTGPLTTGTGNGGGGTRASRAEERFYAQAARQLLRDAIERHLKGQTTQATAEVQLWIDPNGAIRRFELLPSGQPRADDELRSALADATRELKLPPPPDLPQPMRFRLSLRPA comes from the coding sequence ATGAGCAGCAGGAAGCTCCTGGGCCTCGTGGCCGTGGTGCTGCTGGTCGCCGCGCTGGTGTGGTGGCTGCGCGGCCTGGCCGGCAGTCCGCCGGCGCCGCAGCGGCAGGTCGCGCGTATTGCGCTGCTGCCCGACACGCCGCCGCCGCCGCCGCCACCGCCCAAGGAAGAAAAGCGCCCCGAGCCCAAGGAAACCCAGGCGCAGCCGCAGCCGGTGCCGCAGCCCGACGTCAAGCCGCCGCAGCCGCAGCAGGTGCGAGAAGAAGGCCCCACCGGCGACGCACCCGGCGGCCTGGCCGGCGGCCCCGTCACGCAGGAAGGCGTGCCCACCGGCCCGCTGACCACCGGCACCGGCAACGGCGGCGGCGGCACACGTGCCAGCCGCGCCGAAGAACGCTTTTATGCCCAGGCCGCCCGCCAGCTGCTGCGCGATGCGATCGAGCGCCACCTCAAGGGCCAGACCACACAGGCCACCGCCGAGGTTCAGCTGTGGATCGACCCCAACGGCGCCATCCGCCGCTTCGAGCTGCTGCCCAGCGGCCAGCCACGGGCCGACGACGAACTGCGCAGCGCGCTGGCCGACGCCACCCGCGAGCTGAAGCTGCCGCCCCCGCCCGACCTGCCGCAGCCGATGCGCTTCCGCCTCAGCCTGCGGCCGGCCTGA
- a CDS encoding ExbD/TolR family protein codes for MQVNTDAKPYDTINVTPMLDLAYVLLVVFILMTTASVQGLTISVPKPSNQPAKEQHELIVLQVMQGGALLANGAPVTLAELEPRLQAAKARDAQMSVAIKGEAGAQYGGVIAVVDLCNRLGVNMAFITGRFGT; via the coding sequence ATGCAAGTCAACACCGACGCCAAGCCCTACGACACCATCAACGTCACGCCGATGCTGGACCTGGCCTACGTGCTGCTGGTGGTGTTCATCCTGATGACCACCGCCTCGGTGCAGGGGCTCACCATCAGCGTGCCCAAGCCCAGCAACCAGCCCGCGAAGGAGCAGCACGAACTCATCGTGCTGCAGGTGATGCAGGGCGGCGCGCTGCTGGCCAACGGCGCACCGGTCACGCTGGCCGAGCTGGAGCCGCGGCTGCAGGCCGCCAAGGCGCGCGATGCGCAGATGTCCGTCGCCATCAAGGGCGAGGCCGGCGCGCAGTACGGCGGCGTCATCGCCGTGGTGGACCTGTGCAACCGGCTGGGCGTGAACATGGCCTTCATCACCGGCAGGTTCGGCACATGA
- a CDS encoding tripartite tricarboxylate transporter substrate binding protein, whose amino-acid sequence MCFHRLRLAIGCLLAPLALPAWPCEGPLVSLVVPYPAGGSMDAVMRLVAEAASEETGKTFVLRNIGGVSGALAVQHVLRQPADGCTVLAGNVNAVILAPLLVPQAGFQPTDLVPLGQVGTADFVVVAAPGLEAQSLEQLPAAAHRRGKPLSAGHPGHETLQHLALPLIERQLGLPLVRVPYKGSSVMVNDLIGGHLDIAVVAEPVATPLVARGQLKVLARLGQWLPSPAGGRQAPLLGWAGWFVAAPTPAPARDRLQAALLAALAQPALQQRLQALGSGVPDAAGQQRFAATVAADIGVYRRRVLER is encoded by the coding sequence TTGTGTTTCCACCGCCTGCGCCTGGCCATCGGCTGCCTGCTGGCCCCGCTGGCGCTGCCGGCCTGGCCTTGCGAGGGACCGCTGGTGTCACTGGTGGTGCCCTACCCCGCCGGCGGCTCGATGGACGCCGTGATGCGGCTGGTGGCCGAAGCAGCCAGCGAAGAGACCGGCAAGACCTTCGTGCTGCGCAACATCGGCGGCGTGTCGGGGGCCCTGGCAGTGCAGCATGTGCTGCGGCAGCCGGCCGATGGCTGCACGGTGCTGGCCGGCAACGTCAATGCGGTGATCCTGGCGCCGCTGCTGGTGCCGCAGGCCGGTTTCCAACCCACCGACCTGGTGCCGTTGGGCCAGGTGGGGACGGCGGACTTCGTGGTGGTAGCGGCGCCCGGGCTGGAAGCCCAGAGCCTGGAACAACTGCCCGCGGCTGCGCACCGCCGCGGCAAGCCACTGTCGGCCGGGCACCCGGGCCATGAGACGCTGCAGCATCTGGCGCTGCCGCTGATCGAGCGCCAACTGGGGCTGCCGCTGGTGCGCGTGCCTTACAAGGGCTCTTCGGTGATGGTCAACGACCTCATCGGCGGACATCTGGACATCGCGGTGGTGGCCGAGCCGGTGGCCACGCCGCTGGTGGCACGTGGCCAGCTCAAGGTGCTGGCGCGCCTGGGGCAATGGCTGCCCAGCCCGGCCGGTGGCAGGCAGGCGCCGCTGCTGGGTTGGGCCGGCTGGTTCGTGGCCGCACCCACGCCGGCCCCGGCGCGCGATCGGCTGCAGGCCGCGCTGCTGGCGGCGTTGGCCCAGCCCGCCCTTCAGCAGCGGCTGCAGGCCTTGGGTTCGGGCGTGCCCGATGCCGCCGGGCAGCAACGCTTCGCGGCCACCGTGGCGGCCGACATCGGCGTGTACCGGCGGCGGGTGCTGGAACGTTGA
- a CDS encoding putative porin: MRPLHAPHRRTPPRRPLLCTLLAATLAGTAALPASAQSDERAELEKLRATTQALIEALVGQGLLSRERADGLLRQAQAGTAPTASGWGTPPAGARGSVVRIPYVPETLRQQMREEIKLDVLQQAREEGWADARQVPAWVKAIGFEGDVRLRWQTDRFAADNLPAEFYRAQTGAPAWAPDLTNTTEDRNRLTLRARFGVNAKLSEDTRTAIRISTGNLSGPTSTSQTLGSHFNKYSVVLDRAWLRWEPRHDLRFIGGRMPNPFYGSDLLWPDDLNFDGVAVQGETNLGSGVYAFATAGAFPLEELSVDSKDKWLYGLQLGADAALGANTQWRVGLAVYDFRHVAGVQATEPPPTGPRAGTVAYQSSQYPASARQKGNTLINLNDPTSTASPVWGLASKFRPVNLTTGLTFKHFDPVQVGLTLDWVKNSAFDLADIRQRAGLPQLQLADKTTGLQLRLLAGHERLANRGDWQAFVAMRKFERDAWLDAFTDTNWNGGGTNYKGWTLGGHYAFDRNASVGLRWTSTRNLDDGSLYLSNAPYKLDTLQVDLNARF, from the coding sequence ATGCGACCCCTACACGCCCCCCACCGACGCACGCCGCCGCGCCGGCCGCTGCTGTGCACACTGCTGGCCGCGACGCTGGCCGGCACCGCCGCGCTGCCGGCCAGCGCCCAGTCCGACGAGCGTGCCGAGCTGGAAAAGCTGCGCGCCACCACCCAGGCGCTGATCGAGGCGCTGGTGGGCCAGGGCCTGCTGAGCCGCGAGCGCGCCGACGGGCTGCTGCGGCAGGCCCAGGCCGGCACCGCGCCGACCGCCAGCGGCTGGGGCACGCCGCCAGCCGGCGCCCGCGGCAGCGTGGTGCGCATCCCCTACGTGCCCGAGACGCTGCGCCAGCAGATGCGCGAGGAGATCAAGCTCGACGTGCTGCAGCAGGCGCGCGAAGAAGGCTGGGCCGATGCCCGCCAGGTGCCGGCCTGGGTCAAGGCCATCGGCTTCGAGGGCGACGTGCGGCTGCGCTGGCAGACCGACCGTTTCGCGGCCGACAACCTGCCGGCCGAGTTCTACCGCGCGCAGACCGGCGCCCCGGCCTGGGCGCCCGACCTGACCAACACCACCGAAGACCGCAACCGCCTCACGCTGCGGGCGCGCTTCGGCGTCAACGCCAAGCTGTCGGAAGACACGCGCACCGCCATCCGCATCAGCACCGGCAACCTCAGCGGGCCCACCTCCACCTCGCAGACGCTGGGCAGCCACTTCAACAAGTACAGCGTGGTGCTGGACCGCGCTTGGCTGCGCTGGGAGCCGCGGCATGACCTGCGCTTCATCGGCGGCCGCATGCCCAACCCCTTCTACGGCAGCGACCTGCTGTGGCCCGACGACCTGAACTTCGACGGCGTGGCCGTGCAGGGCGAAACCAACCTGGGCAGCGGCGTGTATGCCTTTGCCACGGCGGGCGCCTTCCCGCTGGAAGAACTGTCGGTGGACAGCAAGGACAAGTGGCTCTACGGCCTGCAGCTGGGCGCCGATGCGGCCCTGGGCGCCAACACCCAATGGCGGGTGGGCCTGGCGGTGTACGACTTCCGCCACGTCGCCGGCGTGCAGGCCACCGAACCGCCGCCCACCGGCCCGCGCGCAGGGACGGTGGCCTACCAGAGCAGCCAGTACCCGGCCTCGGCCCGGCAGAAGGGCAACACGCTCATCAACCTGAACGACCCCACCAGCACCGCCAGCCCGGTGTGGGGCCTGGCCTCGAAGTTCCGGCCGGTGAACCTGACCACGGGCCTGACCTTCAAGCACTTCGATCCGGTGCAGGTGGGCCTGACGCTGGACTGGGTGAAGAACAGCGCCTTCGACCTGGCCGACATCCGCCAGCGCGCCGGACTGCCGCAGCTGCAGCTGGCCGACAAGACCACCGGCCTGCAGCTGCGCCTGCTGGCCGGCCATGAACGCCTGGCCAACCGCGGCGACTGGCAGGCCTTCGTGGCGATGCGCAAGTTCGAGCGTGATGCCTGGCTGGACGCCTTCACCGACACCAACTGGAACGGCGGCGGCACCAACTACAAGGGCTGGACCCTGGGCGGCCATTACGCGTTCGACCGCAACGCCAGCGTGGGCCTGCGCTGGACCAGCACCCGCAACCTGGACGACGGCAGCCTGTACCTGAGCAATGCGCCCTACAAGCTCGACACCCTGCAGGTGGACCTCAATGCGCGGTTCTGA
- a CDS encoding LysR family transcriptional regulator, translating into MAPSSTTTPAVLHARLMARARLRHLQLLVHIAELASLQKAAEAIGMSQPGATHALAEMESILGMPLFERHSRGMRPTALGHALLPPVRQAIRQVLACAETVASMGAGAAGTVRIGTIGAGLSGVLARVIPSFSSAQPEVVVDVQMVAVDDLLQLLERGEVDLLCCRAPPQLPSAMSFLPLAEDGYAVVCGPQHPMAGRRGVKLTELAAQVWLTPPPTGIAARDFHLLFDLLGGPPRTCWVSGRALLLTLAMLQQRELLSLIPRNTALQMLEAGLLAEVHCAPGLLSALPPVGLVAPADLSRCSQATRRFVEHAQQVLAAA; encoded by the coding sequence ATGGCCCCCAGCTCCACCACCACACCCGCCGTGCTCCATGCGCGGCTGATGGCGCGTGCCCGCCTGCGGCACCTGCAGCTGCTGGTGCACATCGCCGAGCTGGCCAGCCTGCAAAAGGCAGCCGAGGCCATCGGCATGAGCCAGCCCGGCGCCACCCATGCGCTGGCCGAGATGGAGTCCATCCTCGGCATGCCCTTGTTCGAGCGCCATTCACGCGGCATGCGGCCCACCGCGCTGGGCCATGCGCTGCTGCCGCCGGTGCGTCAGGCCATCCGCCAGGTGCTGGCCTGCGCCGAGACGGTGGCTTCCATGGGCGCGGGTGCCGCGGGCACGGTGCGCATCGGCACCATCGGTGCGGGCTTGTCGGGCGTACTCGCGCGGGTGATTCCTTCCTTCAGCAGCGCCCAGCCCGAGGTGGTGGTGGACGTGCAGATGGTGGCCGTGGACGACCTGCTGCAGCTGCTGGAACGCGGTGAGGTGGACCTGCTGTGCTGCCGCGCGCCGCCGCAGCTGCCGTCCGCGATGAGCTTTCTGCCGCTGGCGGAAGACGGCTATGCAGTGGTCTGCGGGCCGCAGCATCCAATGGCCGGTCGCCGCGGTGTCAAGCTGACCGAGCTGGCCGCCCAGGTGTGGCTCACGCCGCCGCCCACCGGCATTGCGGCGCGCGACTTCCATCTGCTGTTCGACCTGCTGGGCGGCCCGCCCCGCACCTGCTGGGTCAGTGGTCGCGCGCTGCTCCTTACCCTGGCCATGCTGCAGCAGCGTGAGTTGTTGTCGCTGATCCCGCGCAACACCGCGCTGCAGATGCTGGAGGCCGGGCTGCTGGCCGAGGTGCATTGCGCGCCGGGCTTGCTGTCGGCGCTGCCGCCGGTGGGCCTGGTGGCACCGGCCGACCTGAGCCGCTGCAGCCAGGCCACGCGCCGCTTCGTCGAGCACGCGCAGCAGGTGTTGGCCGCGGCTTGA